Genomic segment of Gavia stellata isolate bGavSte3 chromosome 10, bGavSte3.hap2, whole genome shotgun sequence:
GGGAAACATGCGGGGAGCTGTGGAGCAGTGGCGAGAAGTGATGGTCATTGAGACGCCAGTCAGAGGAAACATCCAAGACACCGTGAAGAACGTTTGAGAAGAACGTTTCAAGGAACTTCTTCCTCCAGCAGGTTATACTCTGCAATTAAACAACAGGACCATATTAACAAAAAGTCAGCCAcaattttttccttgttctttttaagttaaattATTGCTACCTGCTAACCTGGTAAATGCGGTACCCAAAAAAACCTATTGCTAGCACAATTGAGACTGCCTTTCTAGTTCTCAACATCCTTCCTCAGTGTATTTGTTGAAAAACTGAGTTACTCCCATTGCTTTCTCTTCATCCTGCTTCTGGCCTAATTTAAACATATTCAGTGGTTTGAAGCTAAGCCATGTTTTTGCCTGTTAAAAACCACATCATCAGGAATTTTCTTCCTGAACATCTATTTAAGGACTGTCATTAAATGGTCTGTTAACGATTCTTTCACGATGCTGAATCAACGGAGCTGCTTCAGTTTCCGTATGTAAAACCATTCTTCCAAACTCATGGTCTTCTGTAAGTATTTTTCTAGTGCTTTCTAAGGCATCAGCACATTTTTTTGCCAGTGTAGGCGTCAGCATGATATAAGATACTGTTTTTATCCTCTGTTTCCCTATGAATTACATCTCTAAAGACAGGATTTAGTCTTTCAGCAAACTCACTGTTGTGAAATGAAGGGTGTGGCTGTACAGTACAGTTCCTTTTATGAACCCCGTTTCCCAAAATGGTTGTAATACCAGGGTCATGCCTTGGTCCTGAGCTCTACGAATGCTTATAAACAAGCGCCAGCGATTGCTCGGAGGTGGCCAGGAGCACCGGCagacttcaaaacaaaacctcgTGGAAGATGTCGGAAACGGGGTGCCTGCATCGTGCCCCTTCTCCCATCGGCAGCATCCCCTCACCTCCGAGTTCGGCGGCCTGGTTTTCATCACATCATCCCACAGTTTGCGCCAGATGGGCTGTGTCGAGAcgcctggggggaaaaaaaaaaaatcaactgggCGCTTTAACCTCTTTCTCCCCGTCCGAgtgccctgtcccagagctCTCCCCCGCAGAGCTCACAGGGGCGCTGGGCAGATgaggggcagtgctggggggcGCAGACCCAGACCGCTGCAGCAAAAGGGCAGTGCTTTGCTGTGAGGGGAAGACCATCACCTTTTAAGGGACGCGAGTTAAAAAATGGCAGGTTTTGCTGGTCCTCAAAAGGAGCAAAGTTACAGCAGGGCCTGCATCGCTGTGTGAACCCTGCCAGGGTATAGGATGGGGCTCAAGGTTTTGGACACAGGGGGTGTCCAAGCCCAAGTGGCAGCGACTGTGCTCCGGgggtgtccccccaccccgttGAGGTGTTCACCCCTCAGGTTTCCAGCCTGGAAGGGTTCGTCCCTCCAGCGCGGgttcctctctccagctggggGTCCCTCCGGTGTGGGGCTCACCTCTCCAGGTCGGAGAACATCACCCCAAAGTATGTGGGGCTTTGTCCGCCTCATCAGTCTGTGAGGGCTCATCCCTCCCGCCCGGGGGTACCCCCAAGGGTttgtccccgtccccgccggTGTCACCTGCTCTCCGCGCAGCGCCCTCGGCCCGCTCGAGGCGGAAGACGGTGAGAAGCGGCAGGAGCCCCCGCAGGAGGTGCCCGGGCAGCGCTGCGGAGAGCCAGAGGGAGACGGCGGCAGAGTGCGGACAGGCCCCaggccccgcgccccgccgccccgcgccgcccgcgccTTACCCCAGACGTCCCGCTCCAGGGCCCCCATGCTGCGGCTCACCGCCGCCGCGCTCAGCGCGAACAGGCTGCGCGGCCCCTCCGCCGCCATCGCCCCGCTCAGCGCGGCCGCGCCGCTGCCATCTTGGGAAGGGACACCCTCCCCAACCCGCGCACCGCCCCCGCCGCCAtcttgggaggaggaggaagcgggCGGCCATGTTAGGGAGGTCGCGTCGAGCGGCGTCCCCTTCCCACGCCGGGCCGGAGAGGCCGCCAGCAACAGTCAGGCTGAGCCGGCTCCAAGGTTGCGATCCCCAGGAAGAAGAGTAAAAGGAAGGCGGGGAACGGTGCGATAACCGTCTCGAGACTGTCACAGGCGCAGCCGCCGCCGGCTGCCATGTTTGGAGGGGAAGAGCCCAGGCCTGAGGCACCACGCCCTGGGGGCGGTCCCAGCGCGCTGCGGGCACGCTTCCGCTTCCGGGGCGAGCAGCGGCACTTCCGGCGGGTGACCCTGGCGAGTCCTTCTGGGCGGCGGGAGCGGAGGGATGGGGCTGCGCGACAGCGTCGTTCACGCTGGGGAGCCCGAGGTGAgtggggccgggccggggcggcgggggccgcgccGAGGCGCCGCGGGCAGTCGGACGGTCGGTAACGGctgtgctttctttcttttttccgcaggaggaggaggaggaagagctggtGGTAAGatgtggggcgggggggcctgggccgcccctgcccggggagctgGCAGgcctcggcggcggcggggtgCACCCGTAGTCTCTAGAGCGACTCGTTGCTCCTAGGGGAAGAGGCCCGGTGCCTTTCAGCACTGATAAACAAACTCGTAGGGGCTCGGGCCCCCGTCGCTGCTCTGTGCTGCGATACAAAGCTTAGCGGGGAGGCGGCTTGAATATGGGCTTCGGCGCGGATATGCGGCTCCCTGTTAAAGCAGGGGCCTCGGGGGAAAACGGCGTTTCGGGGTCTCCCTGTTCTCACGGCAGCCCCGTGCCTGCAGGATCCTTTAACCACGGTTCGGGAGCACTGCGAGCAGATGGAGAAATGCGTGAAGGCGCGGGAGCGGCTGGAGCTGTGTGATGCGCGGGTGTCCTCCAGGTCCCAGACAGAAGAGCAGTGTACAGAGGAGCTTTTTGACTTCCTGCACGCCAGGGACCACTGTGTAAGTGCAACACCTGTGGATGCAACTTGCCTGCtggtggtgggagcagagctgccttTAGCTGCGCTTCTGAGTGCAGACAATTCAAGTGTGAGACGTGGTAGCTGTTCAGTTGCAGTAAGCTCCAAAGAACCGTGAGCAACTGTGAGCTTGATGCTTTTTCCTGTTAAATGCTTGGTTCCTCCTTGTTGCAACAGTTCCAGCTGGGATTCAGTAGGTTATTAATTAAATAAGTCAAATGCATTGTTTCTACCCTGCAAACGACACTTTGCTATTTCAGTGTTGTATCTGCCATTTTAAAGTTAAACCTTTTTAACCTGAGGTGAAACTTTGTAAGAAATCTCAGCTTGTTAGTTTTCTTGAATGACTTGTtgcaaaacaatgaaaagagTGGAGGGCTGTGGGGCCATGTGTGTTAGTGGCCCAGAAAACCAAGATGCAGGTCGTAGCACCATGCTGATTTCCAGCCCTAAACTGTGAGTTACCAATTGCTTTGTCTCTTTTCAGGTTGCTCACAAACTCTTTAAAAACCTGAAGTGAAGGCAGGTGTGattctccatctgctgccacaGCCCGTGTCGGTGGTTCCTGGATTCACAGTACTGCTTCCTGCCTGTTCATTCTCCATGCCAAGTGTCAGCGAAACAGCTTTTTTGCCGCGACTGAGCCTCAGCGTGTCACTGCGTCTGTTCTCGTGGAAGATGTGTAGCCACGCAAAAAACATGTTGATATTCTGTAATTTTCCATATTAAACAGAGTTCCCGTGGAAATACCCTCCGTTTATTTCCTAGCTCTTTGTGTTTGTGACTTGTACTGGGTTAAGATGAAATTAGTGGGGGTCAGAGCCCGGTTTGTGGAGGGAGACTTTTCCTCACTTGTGGGAACATCCTTTTTGTGTGGCCATGATGCACAGCGGCTCGAGCATGATCCCACAGGCAAGAAGTTTGTCTGTGGAGCCACAATG
This window contains:
- the LOC104260773 gene encoding cytochrome b-c1 complex subunit 6, mitochondrial; translated protein: MGLRDSVVHAGEPEEEEEEELVDPLTTVREHCEQMEKCVKARERLELCDARVSSRSQTEEQCTEELFDFLHARDHCVAHKLFKNLK